In Gopherus flavomarginatus isolate rGopFla2 chromosome 1, rGopFla2.mat.asm, whole genome shotgun sequence, a single genomic region encodes these proteins:
- the LOC127036870 gene encoding interstitial collagenase-like, giving the protein MKTLLLLLVLYVASSSAAPASSETEDDKNIQLVKTYLQNFYELETDKQSRFKSKNIKPLTEKLKEMQAFFGLKVTGKPDVDTLKLIKKPRCGVPDIGQYVLTDGNPKWERKNLTYRIVKYTPDMNPADVDEAIQKAFKVWSDVSPLTFKRIYDGNADIMMSFEIGDHRDNSPFDGPDGLLAHAFQPGNGIGGDVHFDEAEYWTKGSKGYNLFFVAAHELGHSLGLSHSTDPGALMYPTYSYTEPNEFRLPQDDINGIQKIYGQSDNPIQPTGPTTPGTCDPKLTFDAVATMRGEQLFFKGRYFWRKHPQMTEVELNFISLFWPNLPSGIQAAYENVERDQVFLFKENKYWILSGYDLVYNHPKSIYDLGFPKTVKRINAAFSDENSGKTYFFVGDKYWRYDENRQSMDQGYPKKIINEFRGISKNIDAAFQYGRYIYFFIGTRQFQFDPNVKRVVSVMKSNSWFNC; this is encoded by the exons ATGAAGACCCTTCTGCTTCTGCTGGTATTGTATGTAGCAtcctcctctgcagctcctgcgTCTTCAGAAACAGAAGATGACAAAAACATCCAGCTTGTGAAG ACTTATCTACAAAATTTCTACGAGCTTGAAACAGACAAGCAGTCTCGCTTTAAGAGTAAAAACATTAAGCCTCTAACTGAAAAACTCAAGGAAATGCAGGCATTTTTTGGGCTGAAAGTGACTGGGAAACCAGATGTTGACACTTTGAAGTTGATAAAGAAGCCCAGGTGTGGTGTACCTGATATTGGTCAGTATGTCCTCACTGATGGAAATCCAAAATGGGAAAGAAAGAATCTGACATACAG GATTGTGAAATACACACCAGATATGAATCCAGCAGATGTGGACGAAGCAATCCAAAAGGCGTTTAAAGTTTGGAGTGATGTGTCACCACTAACATTCAAAAGGATCTACGATGGCAATGCAGATATAATGATGTCTTTTGAAATTGGAG ATCATCGTGACAATTCTCCCTTTGATGGACCTGATGGACTCCTGGCTCATGCCTTTCAGCCTGGCAATGGTATTGGTGGAGATGTCCACTTCGATGAGGCGGAATATTGGACAAAAGGCTCAAAGG GATACAACTTGTTCTTTGTTGCTGCCCATGAACTTGGCCATTCACTGGGTCTGTCTCATTCTACTGATCCTGGTGCCCTGATGTACCCCACCTATTCCTACACTGAGCCTAACGAATTTCGCCTTCCTCAGGATGACATTAACGGCATTCAAAAGATCTATG GACAGTCAGATAACCCCATTCAACCAACCGGACCCACAACGCCAGGAACTTGTGACCCCAAATTGACTTTTGATGCTGTCGCTACCATGCGTGGAGAACAGCTGTTCTTTAAGGGCAG GTATTTCTGGCGCAAGCATCCTCAGATGACAGAGGTCGAACTCAATTTCATTTCTTTATTCTGGCCAAATCTGCCATCTGGAATTCAAGCTGCTTATGAAAATGTTGAAAGGGatcaagtttttctttttaaag AGAACAAATATTGGATCCTCAGTGGGTATGACTTAGTGTATAACCACCCAAAAAGCATCTATGACTTGGGCTTCCCAAAAACAGTTAAGAGAATTAATGCAGCTTTCAGTGATGAGAATTCAGGGAAAACATACTTCTTTGTAGGTGACAAGTACTGGAG ATACGATGAAAACAGGCAGTCCATGGATCAGGGTTATCCAAAGAAGATAATCAATGAGTTCCGAGGAATTAGCAAAAATATTGATGCTGCTTTCCAGTATGGTA gaTACATCTATTTCTTCATAGGAACAAGACAGTTCCAGTTTGATCCTAACGTCAAGAGAGTTGTCAGTGTCATGAAAAGCAATAGCTGGTTTAATTGCTga